GCAAAAACAGCGCTTGGCGCAAATGATAATGAGTGGGCGATCTACCCAACGGGCGGCATGTGGCTCATGTTTAATGTTTACGATCATTATCGGTTCACACAGGACAAAACCTTTCTTCGTGACACAGCATTTCCTCTCATGAAAGGTTCAGCGGAATTTGCTTTGGATTTACTTGTTGCTAATAAGGAGGGTTATCTCGTGACATCGCCCTCTACTTCGCCAGAAACGAAGTATGTTTTGTCAGATGGCACAAAAATTGCTGTGAGCCAAGGTTCGACGATTGATATGACAGTCATACGAGAACTGTTTGAAAATGTCCTTGAAGCGGGGAGCATATTGGAAACAGATTCTCCTGCGGATGTTGATTTGCTGAATCGTATTCGAACGGCTTTGCCGAAGCTGCTTCCTTATCAAATTGGAACTGGCGGTCAAATTAAAGAGTGGAATAATGATTACGCGAACGTAGATCCAAGTCATCGCCATGCTTCCCAGCTCATCGGTGTCGGTTTCCTGGATCAGATCACGAAGAGAGGCACGCCTGATTTATTTCAAGCAGCTAAAGTATCCCTAAACATGCGCGGTTCAGGCGGATATCACCCGGATAGCGGGTACATGTGGGCACGACTAAATGATGGGAATAAAGCTGCCGCCCTTGCAACCATTTATCCGACGAATCCTTCGGTAAATGAATGGCAAATAAAAAGCGCGTATTATCCAGAACTCTTTGTACAAAGTCATACCGGGGAAATTGAACTTCTCCCTTCGCTGCCTACGGCCTGGACGAGTGGAGAAATAACGGGTGTGAAAGCGCGAGGCGGGTACGAACTCAGCATCAAATGGGCAAATGGGCAGCTCGTATCCGCTCAAATCGATTCTCCCAGCGGCACGGTTCCTGTGATCCGGTACGGCAATCAACTTCTGAATCCATTTACGGATTCGCGGATTACATTCGTGCGCGGAAATAGTCAATCTGCATTTAACCAAATCGAAGCAGAGAACTATGACAGCCAATCAGGCGTCCAGCTTGAGAGCGCCTCGGACAAAGGCACGGGGTATGATCTCACATCGATTGACAATAATGACTATACCGTCTACAACAATGTTGATTTTGGAAGTGGCGCAGCTTCATTCTCCGCCAGAGTTGCGAGCAACGGACCCGGAGGGACCATTGAGGTCCGTTTAGGGAGTGGGGCAGGCACACTTGCAGGCACTTGTAAGGTTCCGTCTACTGGAGGATGGCAAGTTTGGCAAACGGTTAGTTGTGGAGTAACGGGTGCTGCGGGCGTGCAAAATGTATTCCTCGTTTACAAGGGAGTTAGCGGCCCGCTCTTTCATCTGAACTGGTTCCAATTTAGCCAGTCTGCTATGGTAGGAGGCGTGTACAAACTCATTAATGCGGGGAGCGGGAACCTTGCATTGGACGTGAAAGGAAATGCAACGGCGAATGGTACGGCCGTTATTGTGTCACCAGATAACGGTGCTGCAAGCGAGCAATGGAATATTAGCGACAATGGTGATGGAACGTTCAGGCTGCTTGGCGTCCCAAGCGGCAAAGCGCTGAATGTTTCCGCAGCCACAACGACGGACAACTCGAAGACGATAATATGGCCCTATGCAGGTTCACCGAACGAAAGGTGGAAATTCACCGCTAATGCGGATGGCACCTATACGATTATAGGTGTCCAAAGCGGCAAACCATTAGATACGATTCTAAGCGGCACGGAATATACGGCGGTTATTAAGACGGCGAACGGTGCGGCAAGTCAGAAGTGGAGACTGATCAAATTGCAATGATCGTATTGGTTTCGGTTAGAGGTGCCCTTGGGGCACCTTTTTGTATAAATTATATGTTTCGGGGTTTGATAAGAAGCGTACGAGATTGCGAATATAGAATGACGGATTGCTTATATAGGGAGAATTTGCTGATGGTTTTATAGAAATCACTTTTTTTTGATGTTTACATGGAAAAACAGATGGATTATGTTGGGGTAAGGAGGTAAATATAACGGCTTAAACAAAATACAGGGGGAGATGTTATAAGAGAAACCATGAGTATAGCTACATCTGAAGATCGACTTAAAAAGAATCAGCGTCCCGTCACGATTATTGCAGTCGTTACCGCGCTCTGTCTGCTCGGAGATTCTATGTTGTATATCGTACTTCCTATTTACTGGAGGGAAGTCGGCCTCAGTGCCTTATGGGAGGTCGGGGTACTCCTTTCCATCAATCGTTTTATCAGGCTGCCAATGACTCCGCTGATCGGATTGCTTTATAAAAGAATGTCTTTGCGCACAGGTCTTATTCTAGCCATACTCCTGGCGGCCGCGACAACAATCGGCTATAGCCTATTCAAGGGTTTCATTATTTGGCTCGTTCTTCGTTGCTTATGGGGGATCGCTTGGTCCTTCCTGCGCATGGGCGGCTATTTAACCGTTATCCGCTACTCGGACGATTCAAATCGTGGTCATCTCATGGGACTGTATAACGGAATATCCCGTTTGGGAAGCCTGATCGGCATGCTTGTTGGCGGCGTCCTCGCTCCGCTTGTCGGGATGCAAATCGTTTCCATTGCTTTCGGGGTGTTTATGCTGTTAGGGCTTCCTTATGTCGCTGCCTACATCTCCGGCGGTAAAGCGAACGAGCCAGATGTTTCTCTTCTGCGGAAGGAACGTCTAGACAGTCGGGAGTCAATCTGGAGTAAGCCTGTGATTAAAATTGTTGCAACCGGACTATTCGTTTATCTCCTCCAGACTGTTCTGAGCGTCACGTTAAGTCTGCAGATCGAAACCAACTATCCGCAGCCGATGACACTGTTAGGGATCGTCGTGACGAGCACGATGCTATCGGGCGTGCTGCAGGCAGCTCGCTGGGGGTGGGAACCGTTTCTTGCCACCTGGATAGGCCTGCGATCTGACGGCTCCAAAGGGCGTTTGCCTCTTTTCTGTCTCACGCTGATCTGCTCAGCGGTCGGGTATGCCCTGGTACCGTGGCAGCTTCCGATCTATTTGTGGTGTGCGGTTATTTTACTCATTTTGGCGGCAAGTACAGCCGTTTCTACTTTAATGGACGCTTTGGCATCGGACGTCGCCCATCTATCATCTGTCGTTGCGGTTATGACCGCTTACTCGGTTGCGACGGATATGGGCTCCGCACTGGGCCCGATGCTGGTTTACTTAGCTATCGGCTTGCCTAATGGTATAACGTATATTTATATAGGCAGTGCAATTATTTTCCTGCTGGTCGCATTAGGGCACAGGCCAAACGCCAAACAGGAAATGACCGCTTTACCGAGTGAACGTGAACTTATGAAATAGGAAAAAAACTATGAGGCAGCGTAAGTTGATGTTCAAGCATAATCTGACTATCGTTCTATGCAATAGAGGAATTTGTTCCTTGTTTGCTTGGAGGGAAGCTCATAGAATGAGAGAGCGAGCATTGAACCGAAGGTGACAGGGGAACTTCCTCGTTTCCTTCGGTTTGTTCTCATTCAAGACCCCTTGTGATAGACTGAAAAATATTCAACTACGCATTCAGCGGAAGCGAGGGATCGTCACGTGCCGTTTCTATCCTGGTTTACGTCTTTAACGTTAAAATCTCGCCTATTTCTTGCCTTCATCGCGCTCATTCTCCTGCCGTTTTCCACTTTGGAAATATATAACTTCCAGAAAGTGAAGCTGAACCTGCAGCAGAAGACAAGCGAGCAAAGCTTGGTTCAGATGAGCAAAATGAATGAATCACTCGAAAGCCTGCTGGCTACAACGTTCAAGACGATCACGATGTTCGAGCAGGATTCTTCCGTGCTTGCTGTGCTGAAGAAGCCGCAAGGCGTCGACCAGCTCTTCAATCAGCGGAAAATCGAAGAGCGATTTCGATCGGTAACGAACAGTCTGTTCATCTCAAGTCCGCCCGTTTTCTATACGATTGCGGATCTTCATAACAATATCTACACGTCCTTTCAGCCAGCGATTCGCTTGAATTACGATACTGTGCAGGCGAAGCCTTGGTTTCAGAGCGCCTTGACGGCGTCGGCCCCTTACCGGTGGCAGCTGGAAAGCAACGACGTGCTGCCCGACATTAGCAAAAGTCTGCAGCTGCTAGGCATTTCGGCGCCTCTCCGGGATACAGACGGTGCCATGAGCGCCATCATTCACATCGCCGTGGATTACCAAACCTGGTTCAGATCTGCCACTAACGGAAGTCCAGCGTCCGACCAGTACTATCTCATTGATCGAAACGGGAGCGTTATCGTCCAGTCTGGCACGGATAAGGCGGCTCTGCTATTGGAAAAGCCCATTATCGACCGCTTGCTTGCAGCGGATGCGAAGAACGGTTTTTTCGTACAAGGCAGTACGTTTATCAATTATACTACGGTGCCTTCGTTCCAAGGCTATCTGCTCAAAACGGTGCCCTCCCATATTCTCTTCGCGGAGCTTCGTTCTATTCAGAATGCCTATATGGGGACCCTCATTTTCTTTACGATGGCTTTTATCGTTATCACCTTTATCATCGCTTCAGCAGTCACCCGACCTCTGCGGCTCATCCAGTTCAAAATGCTCGATGTCGTTCGTAAGGAGCTGAAGGTCCGGCTGCCGGAGAACAAATATGGGGGAGATATTCTTCCCATTGTGCAGGCTTTCAACCAAATGATTGCCGATATGAATGGGCTCATTCAACGGCTGAAGGTCGAGGAACGGCAGAAGGAAGCCAGCCGGTTCCAGATGCTGCTGTCGCAGATGAATCCGCATTTCTTGCTGAATACACTGAATACGATTCGCTGGCTGGCTTTGGATCGGGGGGACCCGGCCATTCCCAAAATTTGTGTATCCTTGGGCAGACTGACCGAAGCCGGATTGAAGCTCGATGTGGATCTCATTCATCTGGAGCAGGAATTGGAGCTGGTGAGGGGCTATGTGTATATTCAACAGTTCCGTTACGATCAGCAGTTCCAGATTGAATACGAATATGCGGATGATTTTAAATACGCGCTTGTTCCTAAACTCAGCCTGCAGCCGATCGTAGAGAATGCTATTTATCACGGTATTTCCCAGATTCAGGAGCAGGGACAAATTACCATTCGCATTTACTGCGAGGACCTGCATCTCATCATGGAAGTGGAGGATAATGGCATCGGTATGCTGCAGAGCGCCAGCTTTTCTAAGGACCAGCATCAAGGGATTGCCTTGCAAAACCTGAAAGAGCGGTTAGCGCTTCTGTTCAAAAAAGAAGCCAGTTTAGACTATGTACCCGTCTCCCAGGGTTGCAAGGTACGTATTCAGCTTCCCTTATTGCTTTCTACCCCTTACGGAAAAGGAGATGAACCCGATGTGGAGCGTGCTGCTCGTTGAAGATGAAGTGTTCGTCAGGCGAAGATTAAAGGAAACGATGCCTTGGGCGAAAATGGGGTTCATCATCGTCGGGGAAGCTGGCAATGGACTCGAGGCCATGGAGAAAATCAGGGAGTACCAGCCTGACGTTGTCATCAGTGATATATTAATGCCTTTATTGGATGGCGTTGAATTGTTGAAACAAGCGCGAAAGGAAGGTTATGACTGCCGTTTCGTCATGCTGACTGTCATGAGTGACTTCCAATACGTGCAGCAGGCTTTGGAGTTCGGTGCGACCAGTTATATGCTTAAACTGTACATGGATCATGAAACTTTGGCAGAGACAATGGACAAAGTGGACAAAGAGCTTTATCAGCGCAAACAAGCCGCAGATCGGGAGGCTGAAGCTGTCTACCGCAAACTTTGGGCAGAGCTGACAGGAGGCGGTGGGGCGAGCAGGGATGCAGGAAGTGTGCCTGATATTCCGGGCGCTCGTGGCCGCATGCTGCGAATTGCAGCGGTGCTGCATGGAGATGCTGCATTCTCGGTCGACGAGTTTCTGGCGCTCGGACTCCTGGATGGGGATACGGCATGCTCTCGGTACTGGCATTCGCTGACAGCGGAAGGGATTAGCACCTTTTTCTGCTGGGCGCCACCTTCCTGCTCTTTCACTTTGTTTGAAGAGCGGAGCGTTCCTCATTGTGTCGTCTATGCCAATTGGACCAATCTCGAAGGGCTAAGGGAAACTTGGGGGCAGGTGCTGGCTACCCTCGACAAGATGTGGTATCATCCGGTCCGCGGTGCGACTCTCTGTATTTCGGAGAATTCCTCAGTGATGGAAACTGCGGATACATGGGGGCTGGAGCACGAAATCTGGCATAACCTGGAGCAGTTGAGATGGGATGCCGTGGTTGGAGCGGTTCATGAGCTGTGGGAGAAGTTCGAAGCGCAGGCAGTGCCGCAGCATCAAGTGAAGGAAGCGGCTGCTCGGATCGAGCTGCTTTGCGCCCGTATCTCGCAGCTCTTCACTGTAGATAAGGAGGCGCTGCTCGCAGCGGATCACCGGGCGTTGCGAGCCGTGCTGCTTGCCCGTCTGGAGATGCATTACGTGCGCTTGAATGCCTCCCGTATTGCGGTGTCCGACCATCCGGATATCAACAAGATCATCGCCTATCTGCATGAGCATTATGCTCAGGAGATTACGTTGGCCAGCCTTGCGAATCTCGTCCGTATGGATGACAAATACCTCAGCGGGCTGTTCAAGAAGAAGATGGGCCTCAACATCATTCAATACTTGCACCAGATTCGTATTGAGCATGCCCGAAGACTGCTGCGTGAGACCGATCTCACCATTAGCCATATAGGCGAAATCGTTGGCTTCGCCAATGATAATTATTTTATTAAGATCTTCAAACGCTTTGCGGGGATGACACCTGCCGTGTTCAGGCACAGAACATGATGCAGTGGTTACGGCAGCCTCTCTAGTCGTTTGAGCTGCAGCCAATCCGTGTTAGCGCGGGTTGGCTTTTTTGTCAATGTGCGATCCTTAGAGGCAAGGTTTCTCTCGCGAATGTGACTTTTGTTCTATAGATTCATGGATTCTGTTTCTTATCCACTTCACATTGCGAATGATATAGTAGGTACAGCAACAAGCAATCCATTGCGGGAGGTCAGCGAAAATGACAAAGAGAAAGATGACAATGGCACTAGGTGCACTCGCTCTTACGTTAGGTCTTACAGCATGCGGCGCATCCTCGGACGGCAACGTTCCCAGCAGCACCGCTTCAAGTTCAGGAACGCAGGCTCCTTCGGCTAAGAGCGTTAAGCTGAAAATGTGGGGGGGCGTTCCGCCAGAGTCGGGTCCCCAAGCCGTGGTTGATGCCTGGAATTCCAAGAATCCGGACATTCAATTGGAATACGAGCGCTATGTCAATGACGATGCCGGCAATCTCAAGTTGGATACGGCACTGCTCACTGGGCAAGGCGTCGACTTATTCGTCAACTACTCGGGCACGTCGCTGAAGAAGAGAGTCGATGCTGGCGTAGCGCTTGACTTGAGCAGCTACACGGATTACAACATCGAGCAAAAGATGGGCGCCAATTCCAAGGACTGGCAAGTTAACGGAAAATATTACGGAATTCCGACGGTGAAGAGCAACTTCTACATTTGGTTTAACAAGGATATGCTCGATCAGGCCAATCTCAAACTTCCGACTTCCTGGACATGGAAAGACATGCAGGATTACGCGGCTAAATTGAAAACAGATAAGCGGTTCGGTCTTTTTCAACATTTGGAAGTCTATCCCGATTCGTTGGACTCCGTGCTGACACATGACGGCTATACCAAGAAAGACGGTAGCTCGAATCTGGACAATCCGCTGGTTGGTACGTGGCTGGATACACTGAACGCGATGATGAAAGATAAATCCACCCCGATGTTGGGCGAACAACTAACGACCAAAATGCCGGTGGAAACGATGTTCCTCAAAGGGGAAGGCGCTATGCTGAACGCTGGCTCCTGGATTTTCCGCAGCTCGAATAACTTGAAGGAAAATCCGCGCACGTTCAAAATTGCTTTCGCCCCTGTCCCAAGACTGGACAGCAACGGGCAGAACAGTATGAAAAGAGGCGGCCTCGGCGACTTCGTGTCGATCAATGCCAAAACAGCGAATAAAGAAGCAGCATGGAAGTTCCTGAAGTGGTATGCGGACGGCGGATTGATGCCACTGGCTTCCGGCGGGCGCATTCCGTCTTCCAAGGATGCGGATGCCGATCAAGCGCTCAAGCTGCTGCTGGGCGAAAACGAGAGCACTTACGACATTCCGTCTCTGAAATACGTTCTGTTCGAGGACAAGACACCGACCTATTCGCGCAATCTGCCGCAGCAGGTAATGGATCTACGCAGAGAGGAATATGAGAAATATTTCTTGGGCAAGCAGGATACCGCGACGACTTTGGCCGCCATGGTCAAACGGCACAGCGAATTTCTAAAAACAAACAAATAATAAACAGGGCAGGGGGATTGGCTTAGGTCGGTTTCCCTGCTCCTTATGTGACGGGAGGTCATTGCATGAAGACCAACTGGATGGCCAGAAACAGCCTCACTGGCTATTTATTTATTGCTCCCAACATGCTGGGGGTTCTCCTATTTTTTATCCTGCCGGCGATCTTTTCTTTCGGCCTTGTATTCACTAATTACCAGTTCGCGAATCCTTCCTTTCATTTCGTGGGACTCGATAATTTCAAAAGACTGCTGCATGATGATCTCTTCTATGTATCGCTTAAGAATACGGGCTTATATCTACTGTCTGTTCCGGTCTCGATTTTCTTGGCCTTTCTGGTTGCTTTGGTGCTGAATAAGCACGTTTTTGCCAAAGGGCTGATCCGCGCCATGTACTTTCTGCCTTACATTACGAGCGGGGTAGCAGTCGCTTTCGTCTGGATGTTGTTGTTTCAACCGTCTGAGGGCCCGATCAACCAGATGCTACGGGCCATAGGAATTTCTCATCCGCCAGGCTGGCTGTCCACGACAGAGACGTCTATGGTGGCCATCGACATCATATGGATATGGTTCATGCTCGGCTATAACATGATTATTTATTTGGCAGCGCTGCAGGAAATATCGCCAGAACTGTTGGAAGCTGCGACAGTTGACGGTGCAAGCGGGTTGGTGAAGATTAAATCGATCATATTTCCCATCGTAAGCCCGACGACCTTCCTTCTCTTGATTACGGGTTTGATTATGACCATCAAGTCATTCGGGCTGATTCAGGCTATTACGCAGGGCGGACCGGGTAACAGCACGACAATTCTTTCTCTTTTTATCTATAAAAATGCGTTCGGTTATTATGAAATGGGCTACGCTTCAACCATCTCCTGGGTATTGTTCTTAATTATCGCAGCAATAACGTTTATCCAGTGGTTTGGTCAGAAGAAGTGGGTTCATTA
Above is a genomic segment from Paenibacillus sp. HWE-109 containing:
- a CDS encoding glycosyl hydrolase family 95 catalytic domain-containing protein — encoded protein: MKKVKTSLISLIVSSLLVASFISVGASNQAQANAGSTALPVQKTGNWDDLKINWTTPASGTDFTGAPVGNGFFGAKVSGGVATEILQLNDKTFHSGEPFNNYDPNRKTALNNARSLLAQADTATTVTYREEKLKQAETAAKGMWGYAFMANFLPIGNIVLDVPNTTGYTNYNRELHLDKAVVTTTYKVGNTTYKREVFASYPDRVMVVRMTNDGGQPMSMTAKMTLPNEMNGHGTISSSGNEIQMTGTAPYAYAQYPTTLWADGRGMTFDARLRARTTGGTITATGGNLNISGASVIELLYADATSYKDPFTNPNPSQGGNNPTPIVTGIMNAAFAKTYDQLLSAHQTDYRSLFRRLWTEVNGNIGDARANVLSYQYARYVSICTSRANTFDRPHNQQGMWNYMWSPRSNGAHYFNENVEKMYALIETGNLAENGDPLWKYIKNLAINGAKTAQSDFGFDGWVVPHASDVWAKTALGANDNEWAIYPTGGMWLMFNVYDHYRFTQDKTFLRDTAFPLMKGSAEFALDLLVANKEGYLVTSPSTSPETKYVLSDGTKIAVSQGSTIDMTVIRELFENVLEAGSILETDSPADVDLLNRIRTALPKLLPYQIGTGGQIKEWNNDYANVDPSHRHASQLIGVGFLDQITKRGTPDLFQAAKVSLNMRGSGGYHPDSGYMWARLNDGNKAAALATIYPTNPSVNEWQIKSAYYPELFVQSHTGEIELLPSLPTAWTSGEITGVKARGGYELSIKWANGQLVSAQIDSPSGTVPVIRYGNQLLNPFTDSRITFVRGNSQSAFNQIEAENYDSQSGVQLESASDKGTGYDLTSIDNNDYTVYNNVDFGSGAASFSARVASNGPGGTIEVRLGSGAGTLAGTCKVPSTGGWQVWQTVSCGVTGAAGVQNVFLVYKGVSGPLFHLNWFQFSQSAMVGGVYKLINAGSGNLALDVKGNATANGTAVIVSPDNGAASEQWNISDNGDGTFRLLGVPSGKALNVSAATTTDNSKTIIWPYAGSPNERWKFTANADGTYTIIGVQSGKPLDTILSGTEYTAVIKTANGAASQKWRLIKLQ
- a CDS encoding ABC transporter substrate-binding protein; protein product: MTKRKMTMALGALALTLGLTACGASSDGNVPSSTASSSGTQAPSAKSVKLKMWGGVPPESGPQAVVDAWNSKNPDIQLEYERYVNDDAGNLKLDTALLTGQGVDLFVNYSGTSLKKRVDAGVALDLSSYTDYNIEQKMGANSKDWQVNGKYYGIPTVKSNFYIWFNKDMLDQANLKLPTSWTWKDMQDYAAKLKTDKRFGLFQHLEVYPDSLDSVLTHDGYTKKDGSSNLDNPLVGTWLDTLNAMMKDKSTPMLGEQLTTKMPVETMFLKGEGAMLNAGSWIFRSSNNLKENPRTFKIAFAPVPRLDSNGQNSMKRGGLGDFVSINAKTANKEAAWKFLKWYADGGLMPLASGGRIPSSKDADADQALKLLLGENESTYDIPSLKYVLFEDKTPTYSRNLPQQVMDLRREEYEKYFLGKQDTATTLAAMVKRHSEFLKTNK
- a CDS encoding response regulator, which produces MWSVLLVEDEVFVRRRLKETMPWAKMGFIIVGEAGNGLEAMEKIREYQPDVVISDILMPLLDGVELLKQARKEGYDCRFVMLTVMSDFQYVQQALEFGATSYMLKLYMDHETLAETMDKVDKELYQRKQAADREAEAVYRKLWAELTGGGGASRDAGSVPDIPGARGRMLRIAAVLHGDAAFSVDEFLALGLLDGDTACSRYWHSLTAEGISTFFCWAPPSCSFTLFEERSVPHCVVYANWTNLEGLRETWGQVLATLDKMWYHPVRGATLCISENSSVMETADTWGLEHEIWHNLEQLRWDAVVGAVHELWEKFEAQAVPQHQVKEAAARIELLCARISQLFTVDKEALLAADHRALRAVLLARLEMHYVRLNASRIAVSDHPDINKIIAYLHEHYAQEITLASLANLVRMDDKYLSGLFKKKMGLNIIQYLHQIRIEHARRLLRETDLTISHIGEIVGFANDNYFIKIFKRFAGMTPAVFRHRT
- a CDS encoding MFS transporter, translated to MSIATSEDRLKKNQRPVTIIAVVTALCLLGDSMLYIVLPIYWREVGLSALWEVGVLLSINRFIRLPMTPLIGLLYKRMSLRTGLILAILLAAATTIGYSLFKGFIIWLVLRCLWGIAWSFLRMGGYLTVIRYSDDSNRGHLMGLYNGISRLGSLIGMLVGGVLAPLVGMQIVSIAFGVFMLLGLPYVAAYISGGKANEPDVSLLRKERLDSRESIWSKPVIKIVATGLFVYLLQTVLSVTLSLQIETNYPQPMTLLGIVVTSTMLSGVLQAARWGWEPFLATWIGLRSDGSKGRLPLFCLTLICSAVGYALVPWQLPIYLWCAVILLILAASTAVSTLMDALASDVAHLSSVVAVMTAYSVATDMGSALGPMLVYLAIGLPNGITYIYIGSAIIFLLVALGHRPNAKQEMTALPSERELMK
- a CDS encoding sensor histidine kinase, yielding MPFLSWFTSLTLKSRLFLAFIALILLPFSTLEIYNFQKVKLNLQQKTSEQSLVQMSKMNESLESLLATTFKTITMFEQDSSVLAVLKKPQGVDQLFNQRKIEERFRSVTNSLFISSPPVFYTIADLHNNIYTSFQPAIRLNYDTVQAKPWFQSALTASAPYRWQLESNDVLPDISKSLQLLGISAPLRDTDGAMSAIIHIAVDYQTWFRSATNGSPASDQYYLIDRNGSVIVQSGTDKAALLLEKPIIDRLLAADAKNGFFVQGSTFINYTTVPSFQGYLLKTVPSHILFAELRSIQNAYMGTLIFFTMAFIVITFIIASAVTRPLRLIQFKMLDVVRKELKVRLPENKYGGDILPIVQAFNQMIADMNGLIQRLKVEERQKEASRFQMLLSQMNPHFLLNTLNTIRWLALDRGDPAIPKICVSLGRLTEAGLKLDVDLIHLEQELELVRGYVYIQQFRYDQQFQIEYEYADDFKYALVPKLSLQPIVENAIYHGISQIQEQGQITIRIYCEDLHLIMEVEDNGIGMLQSASFSKDQHQGIALQNLKERLALLFKKEASLDYVPVSQGCKVRIQLPLLLSTPYGKGDEPDVERAAR
- a CDS encoding carbohydrate ABC transporter permease: MKTNWMARNSLTGYLFIAPNMLGVLLFFILPAIFSFGLVFTNYQFANPSFHFVGLDNFKRLLHDDLFYVSLKNTGLYLLSVPVSIFLAFLVALVLNKHVFAKGLIRAMYFLPYITSGVAVAFVWMLLFQPSEGPINQMLRAIGISHPPGWLSTTETSMVAIDIIWIWFMLGYNMIIYLAALQEISPELLEAATVDGASGLVKIKSIIFPIVSPTTFLLLITGLIMTIKSFGLIQAITQGGPGNSTTILSLFIYKNAFGYYEMGYASTISWVLFLIIAAITFIQWFGQKKWVHY